The genomic stretch tcatcatcactttttcaTCATCTTGTAGCGGTTCCAGCACCGTCGCCATACAGCGTCATCGCTATCCTCTCGTACCGAGTCATTGCCGGCGCGATCTCCGCTGGTATAAATCACTCCTTCAATATCACGCAGCATGAAGGTTGTCTCGCCTGTTTCCttcatttggtgacccggacgtgataaGGTGGCCAAGGAATTCGAGCCGCTCTACGCCAAATTCGGACTTAGCGGCATTGATTACAATGCCGAAGTCGCTGAGCCGGGTGAAAAGTGCATGGAGATGTTCGACATGCTCCTGCGGCGTAGAACTTGCGATGAGTAGATCGTCGATGTATGCAAACACAAACGGGAGGCCTCTGATGACTGAGTCGACGAACCGTTGGAAGGTTTGTGCTGCGTTTTGCAGGCCAAACGGCATCCGCAGAAACTCAAACAATCCGAACGGCGTGGTGATTGCCGTTTTGACGACATCCTCGGGCGCGACCGGAATCTGATGGTACTCATCAATTCAAGGTTCAagccatccgagactttcccCAGCCGCCTTTGGCACGCAAGCTGCGGGAATTTCTGGGCCTTGTCAACTTTTATCGCCGGTTCATACCCGGCTGCGCATCAACTCTTCAGCCTTTAGAAGCATTACTCGCCTCAGCCAAGAGTCGCTCTGCCACTATCAACTGGCCGCAGTCGACCACTCTTCTGGCGCATCCGGTACCCGATGCGCCCACTGTCCTCATGGTAGATGCGTCCGCCTCGGCCGTCGGCGCTGTCCTGCAGCAGCAAGTTTCCAACCAATGGCAGCTCCTATCTTTCTTTTCGCGCAAGCTCAAGGACAGGGAGGTGCGCTATAGCACGTTTTCGCGTGAACTCCTCGCCGTCTTCCTAGCCGTGAAacactttcgccattttctcgagggtcgGCTTTTCACCATCTACACCGATCACAAGCCGCTAACCTACGCCTTCGTGTCATCCGGCACCAACTACACCCCTCGAGAAATCCGCCAACTCTCATTCGTTTCTGAATTCTCCACTGATATCAGACATATCAGCGTCACGGACAATACTGTAGCGGATACCCTCAGCCGTATCAACGCCTTGTCACGAGACCCGCGTCTTGTCCCCGACAACCTTTCTCCCTCGAAATGTTGGCCAGTCACCAGGCTTCAGACGAAGAATTGGCCACGCTCCGCGCGGATCCCAATTCGGCGCTCCGTTTTGAGGACCTGCTACTCCCAGGAGCCACGTCGACTATCTTTTGTGACACCTCTCTTGGCAACCCTCGGCCTTTCGTACCGGTCGCTCTCCGCCGGCAAGTTTTCAACACCCTCCACGCGTTGTCTCATCCTGGCATACGGGCAACGCAGAAGTTGCTCGCCTCGCGATACGTCTGGCCTCGCATGCATGCCCAGATCAAGCAGTGGACACGTTCCTGCTTGCACTGCATGCCAACGGGCCAAAATACACCGCCACACTTCCGCACCTGTCGCAAGTTTCCTTCCGCCAGATCAGCGTTTTGACAAGGTGCACCTCGACATCGTGGGCCCTCTGCCGCCTTCGCAAGGGCACCGCTACCTGCTTACTTTCATTGACAGGTTCACGAGATGGCCCGAGGCCGCCCCTATTCCTGACATCACCGCCAGCACTGTCGCCGCTGCCTTCGTATTGACCAACGTTTATAGATAGAGTCAGTTGGGAAACTCGGCGCCCGCGGCGGCCCCTTTTCATTGGCTCTCCGCGGGATGGCGCTGACAGCGCTTTGAGATCGAGGTCGCCGGCTTATCGTATTCGCTGCTTACGGAGCTGCGTCGTATGGAGCGAGTTTTGTTTCGGCAGTTGAGATTTCTTCCTGTATTAAGGTAACGGTGGTGAAGTACCATGCCGACATGCTGTGCTCCCGGTTGCAAAAGCGGCTACAAGTCAGCAGGGGAAACTTCTATGCCACGGCACAAGCGAGCCCGACGTTCTCAAAGCGTGGGAATGTGCCATTCCACGCAAGAATTTGAAGGTTACAGCCAAGACGTACATCTGTGATGTACGTCTTGGCTGACCCACATATACAGGCTTCTTAGCTTGTACACTCCCATAAAGGCCTCCATCACAGGCAATGTTGAAGCACAGCCGACAACGGTCCTTGCCGCCGTGCAGAACACAATGAAATTGGGTAGAAAGGAGAATCCAGGAGAATTTACGCGTAAAAATGGCCGAGCTCTGTGCTACAACATGCAATGAAAAAGAAGGTACAGGAGTAGCACATGCACGTGGACCAGAACACGCATACGCCCTCCCAGCTGCCCAAGATTGTGTGGTGTACTACCGGTGCGGCTACCTTGTTCACACCTTCTTGAAGCACGTGGCGTGCTCACTGTGCACAACTGACATTCAGTCTGATAGTCCGCAGTGCCCTGAGGCATTCCTCACGTTGGAGAGGGAGTTTGAACGTGGAAGCCTAACGCATCCCTCTTGGGCGCTCTTCACAATGTTCAGAACTATTGAGAATAATGTGTCAACATTGCTGGACGAGAGAAGCCTCTGTGGGGATACCTTTTGGACTCTTTTGGACGCGATAAGGGACTGCAATATACGTCGCGTAGGATGCAGTGAGCACAGCGATATGCTCAGATCAGAGCTGCTGCAGTCGTATGTTATGCTGAGAATGCACTTTGCAGCAAAGGATGCCACAAAAAAGTTGAGCGCGCCCGGAAAGGTTTCGTCTGTGAGAAAGAAGGTAAAACTCATgtaagaaagaaggaaaattaAAATGTTTGCGAACTATTACTTGGTAGGAGCAGGCATGAGCGGCAGATGTTCGCTCTCTATGCGTGCGCACGCACAGGAGCATATGCGCACTTGCCATCTTCCGGGAGGTACGAGCGCTTCATTCCCGCTATAATTTAATGAAAATTTCATGACCGCGATCTGGTACGTATTCCATCCGAGCAATGTATTGCTTGAAAAGGCCTACTCCGGCAATAATTGCTCGCTATGCGTGTACTTTGCATTCGGAAATGTCGCGATCCGCGCCATTCGAACACACGGagcgagcagacgacatgcGGAGAGTCGATCCTGAAGCTATGGCAGCGCCATCCAACGGGAGCCAATAGCAACGGGCCGCCGCGTCTCTACGGGGAGGCCGCGCGCTTTCCCAACTGACCCTATCTATAAACGTTGGTATTGACATAGGTGTTCCGTTTCGGGGTCCCCTCCACCATGACTACCGACCGGGGACGGCAATTTGAATCGTCCATCTTTGCCGCGCTTACTGCGCTCCTTGGCACCCACCGCACTCGCACCACCGCCTACCACCCCGCATCTAACGGCCTGGTGGAGCGGTTTCATCGTCACCTTAAAGCTGCCTTGCGAGCCCACTCCAACCCCTCAGTCTGGACTAAAGCCTTACCAATCATCCTTCTCGGCCTGTGGTCGGTTTTCAAGCCAAACTTGAGATGCACTACCGCGCAGCTGGTGTACGGCACGACCCTATCGCCTTCCGGGCGAGTACTTCGCGCCTACGTCCGCCAACACCGTTCCCGACCCCGCAGGCCACGTTTCTCGGCTGCGAGCCGTTTTCGCCGACCTGCGTCCGACGCCCCCGCGTCGCACCTCTGGCGCGGAGTTCTACGCTCATCGGGACCTGCTCACGTGCACACAGGTTTTTGTGCGTATCGACGTTGTACGCAAGCCCCTTCAACCGCCCTACAACGGACCCTACCCCGTCATCAGCCGTACACCGAAGCACTTCACGCTGCGCATCAACGGGAAGGACGACAAAGTTTCTATTGACCGGCTCAAGCCTCAATTGTGTAGCCTAGCTGCGGGAAGGCTACACAATTACTCAACTCCAAGCGCCCGCAAGTCACTGCCTTACAGCCTCCGCCCGCCAGCTCCCGCCGCGCCGCCGGTGTCCTGTGCGCCGGTACGCCGGTACTCTGCACGCACCATTCATGAACTTCGCCCATTCACTAGGAGGGGGGCAGCTGTAGCGGATCCAGCACCATCGGCATACAGCGCCATCGCTATCCCCTCGTGCCGAGTCGTTGCCGGCGCGATCTCCGCTGGAATAAATCACTTCTTCGATATCACGTAACGTGAAGGTTGTCGCCTGTTTCCTTCaatttattgttattgttgacTACACCGTTTAGTTCTGGAACAACAAATACTGCTCTCTTACCCTTTTTACGCTAATGACAGGAATGGTAAAGATTTATAGTAATCGATTTGCTTCCCATTGCAGAGGCGCCGTACCACAATAAGCCCGATCAGTCAAGAAGACTCGTCCACGGAATCGGAGGATTATTCCGAATAAAGGAGccttatgttgaattccaatggcaatTCGGAGCCCTTCCGGAGCAAGTTGAAGAACGCCCTTGctaacatgagagaactgatgttctgaggctggaacaacatgaaAAGGACAAACACGTACAAAGCCTcgaattgcctaagaaattgacactttcgttaatttcttaggcaa from Ornithodoros turicata isolate Travis chromosome 4, ASM3712646v1, whole genome shotgun sequence encodes the following:
- the LOC135392535 gene encoding uncharacterized protein LOC135392535, with translation MSTYVQFMQVQAIRDFPQPPLARKLREFLGLVNFYRRFIPGCASTLQPLEALLASAKSRSATINWPQSTTLLAHPVPDAPTVLMVDASASAVGAVLQQQVSNQWQLLSFFSRKLKDREVRYSTFSRELLAVFLAVKHFRHFLEGRLFTIYTDHKPLTYAFVSSGTNYTPREIRQLSFVSEFSTDIRHISVTDNTVADTLSRINALSRDPRLVPDNLSPSKCWPVTRLQTKNWPRSARIPIRRSVLRTCYSQEPRRLSFVTPLLATLGLSYRSLSAGKFSTPSTRCLILAYGQRRSCSPRDTSGLACMPRSSSGHVPACTACQRAKIHRHTSAPVASFLPPDQRFDKVHLDIVGPLPPSQGHRYLLTFIDRFTRWPEAAPIPDITASTVAAAFVLTNVYR